The Homalodisca vitripennis isolate AUS2020 chromosome 7, UT_GWSS_2.1, whole genome shotgun sequence DNA segment TCGTGAAAtattacttaagtttttattCGAGAGTTTTAAGTAGGGAAAGCggctatgaattttattttaaaggttgtTTTATATGTCTAAGAATGGCTGTGGTGTCCTTAGTTGGGATACTCAAGTCATACAAAAACTAATTTAGCTAAAACAACCCTATGTGTACCTCAGCTAATTTCTAGAAAAGTACAGTAACAGACCACAGCACAATGAATCCCCTTCATTGGCGACAATCATTGTTTCATGACTAAACTTTAAACCTTAAACCAATCACCTTTACTTCTAGTCAAGAAATTGGTTCAcatgaatttgtattttatttgaacgACCAAATATGaggaaaaattgtttaaatataaaacattatacctTTATCCGAATAATGAGTAAAATACGAAGAGAACcggttacaatttaaattttagaaataactaaGTTTAAACTATCTTAGGTTTGTAGtttgtaaagttgttttattcttttaatatccAATGGCAATCAAGATACTATAATTTGATTGTAAAATACGTGTATTTAGCACGAACAAAGATATATACTTTTTACTAAGTTCTAACCACTCTTCGGCTCTCCTGGTTTCAGAAGACTTATGTAGATTCCATGCAACGGCTAGTGCAAGCCTTCACTCTTGGGTGTCATACAACATGGGGTTAGGTTTGCAATGAACAAAAGGATTTTTCTAATTGTATAatgattgtacatttttaaaagtcCTCCAGCAACTCTCTCGCCTGTTGCAGACTCTTCGACCCCTGAGCGAGCCGAGGGGGAAGATGACGGCGTGTACGAGCACGTGGGGGCGCCCCGCCTAGACACCCCCACCCCTCGCCACACCCCTTACTACTACGGCGACCTCCACCCGCCCGCCCCCGTCCCGGCCCCCGCCAGCCCCGATGGCCCCATGCCCCCCGACGAGATGAGCCGCCAGCGCAACTTCTACGAGACGGCGTTCGACTCTCGCATCAGCAAGTCCGACGACGACCTGGATGTCGACGTGGTGATCAACAAGTCGATCCTGCCGGGCGGAAAATTTCCGCTGCCCGTGGGTCCCGGACCGTCCGCGGCCGTCCCCGACCGGAGGAAGGTGATCTTGGCACGGCAGGAGCTGGTGAAGAGGAAGCCTCGCAGTGTCCACATCCGGAGGGACCAATCCGTGGACAGTCTTCGCTCCAGAGACCAATCCGTGGACAGTCTGACTCGGGACTTGGATCGGGTAGAACTCCACGAACCTCCTCTTCCTCTGAGGGGATTCGCCCCTCCTACGCCTCCGTCTAGTGCTCCCCTCCCTACGAAGTTCCCCTCCTCACACTCCATGGCGAGTGTCCACAGCGCCCCGAACTTACCGGGGGCTCGCCTGAAGGACGCGAGACTGCCCATCAAATCCGTTCGGTGCAGAATAGAAGACGCGAGAGTTCTAGAAGGTCGGCCGAGGAGTTTCACGAGTGACGGGACCGGTGGAGACAAAGAAGACGTCAGGTACAGCAGACCTAAGAGTCTGTTTTGCCCCGAACAGAACATAGCTGAGATCAAGAGCAGGCCGGAGACGAGGGCGGAGTCTTCCACAGCGTTCCTCACGACGGCCCAGGTCCTGGAGATCAAGGGGAGGCCGAGGAGGGTGCGAGTGAAGTACTCGAGCACGGAGAGCATGGCTACCAGTAGCAGTGGAGGGAGTCTAGAGTCCATCCGGAGCAGCACTAGTGAAGGTAACCGGAGCACTTCCAGTTCCGAGAGCCACCGTAGCAGCTCTCTAAGCTCTCACAGCAGCGACTCCGCCGGGAGCACAGGCTACCACAACCCGGTCACAAGCGCCCCTCTGGGCGCCCGCTTCTTCCACCAGACCAAGCTACATATCCTCTCGCCCATTTCGGACAAATCTTCGCAAGAGCCCGGATCGGAAACGTctgaaaacaacaaaaacaacaactCCCAGAGGGCGTCGCCCGAGGAGAACACTCTGGCTTCCACCACTCCGATGGCGGAGCAGACCGTCTGGGCGGCAGAAAACCCCACAGTCCAGCTGCAGAAACCGAAAAGAAGGACTCCGCAAAATAAAAATCTCATCAACTTGGGAATAGGTCAGAGTTCAGGGGATTCGGAAACCCACCAAGGCTCCGATAGTGGTATCTCTATCGAGTCTCGGTGTGGAGTCGGTGGAACCCTCAACCAGAACGTTACCGTAGACCTGAACGACCTTCCGTTCGACATGCCTAAGCTCCGGAGAAGAAGACTTCTTCAGCAGCCTGTCGCCTCCGTCCAAGACACCTCGGGCTCCGCCACTTCCGTGGACCTCAGAGATCTCCCGTTCGACATGCCCAAGCTGAGACGTCGTCTGCGGGGAACGCCTCCCAGCACGGAGTCGAGCGGGGTCTCGCAGGCCTCGTCTAGTCACAGTGTACAGGAGGTCGCTCCAAGACCCACGTCCGGTGAGTACTTGAggacatttgaattttataagaaaattcttaGAATAAGACAGATTTGACAATTGAAATAGATAATAGAAGTAGATTTTATTGGTAGTTTAAGAATGTATTAGGCTTGTTAAAACATTTCCCTTATTGACACAAATGCTAGCAACTAGGTTGTTGGGTAACATTATCTAAATTGTTAGTAACTAGGTTATTGAATGACATTATTTAATTTGCTAGTAACTAGGTTGTTagataacattatttaaactgCTAGTGACTAGGTTGTGGGATAGCATTATCAAAAATGCTAGTAACTAGGTTGTTAGATAACATTACCTAAATTGTTAGCAACTAGGCTGTTTGGTAACGTTATCTAAATGCTAGTAACTAGGTTGATAGATAACATTATCGTAATTGCTAGTAACTATGTTTCTTAGATAACATTATCTAAATGCTAGTAACTTGGTTGTTAGATAACATTATCTAATTCCTAGTAACTAATTGTTGGATAACATTATCTTAATTGCTAGTAACTAGTTTCTTAGATAACATTATCTAAAATGCTAGTAACTAATTGTTGGATAACATTATCTAAATTGCTAGCAGCTTGGTTGTTGAGTAACTTTATGTAAATTGCTAGTAACTAGATTGttgaataacattatttaattgctTATAACTATGTTTCTGGATAGCATTATCTAAATTCTTAGTAACTAGTTTGTTGGATAACATTATCTAAAATGCTAGTAACTAGTTTCTTAGATAACATTATCTAAATGCTAGTAACTAGATTGTTGAACAACATTAGTTAATTGCTTATAACTATGTTTCTGGATAGCATTATCTAAATTGCTAGTAACTAGTTTGTTGGATAACATTATCAAAATTGCTAGTAGCTTGGTTGTTGAGTAACTTTATCTAAATTGCTAGTAACTAGATTGttgaataacattatttaattgctTATAACTATGTTTCTAGATAGCATTATCTAAATTCTTAGTAACTAATTGTTGGATAACATTATCTAAAATGCTAGTAACTAATTGTTGGATAACATTATCTTAATTGCTAGTAACTAGTTTCTTAGATAACATTATCTAAATGCTAGTAACTAGTTTGTTGGATAACATTATCTAAAATGCTAGTAACTAGTTTCTTAGATAACATTATCTAAAATGCTAGTAACTAGTTTCTTAGATAACATTATCTAAAATGCTAGTAACTAGTTTCTTAGATAACATTATCTAAATGCTAGTAACTAGTTTCTTAGATAACATTATCTAAATGCTAGTAACTAGTTTCTTAGATAACATTATCTAAATTCTTAGTAACTAGTTTGTTGGATAACATTATCTAAATTGCTAGCAGCTTGGTTGTTGAGTAACTTTATCTAAATTGATAGTAACTAGATTGttgaataacattatttaattgctTATAACTATGTTTCTGGATAGCATTATCTAAATTCTTAGAAACTAGTTTGTTGGATAACATTATCTAAATTGCTAGCAGCTGGGTTGTTGAGTAACTTTATCTAAATTGCTAGTAACTAGATTGTTGAACAACATTATTTAATTGCTTATAACTATGTTTCTGGATAGCATTATCTAAATTGCTAGTAACTAGTTTGTTGGATAACATTATCTAAATTACTAGCAGCTTGGTTGTTGAGTAACTTTATCTAAATTGCTAGTAACTAGATTGttgaataacattatttaattgattataactATGTTTCTGGATAGCATTATCTAAATTCTTAGTAACTAGGTTGTTGGATAACTTTGTCTTATAAATAACCCGTGCATTTGGTATCTTCCTTGTATTTTTCATCGCCCAACTATTTCATTTTCGACTATTGTTTGCCATATCTTTTACATGTAAGTTTCAATCCAACAATGCAGTACATATTAGGCTACAATCGAGAGACTTTTTGTCTCGGTTATTTTTAGGCCTACATgagaatttaaacatttcagatcATGTctactttaattttcattacgGAAAATAGTTTCTCTACAGTGATGCCTAAACATCCGAAGCTAATAGATTCAAGTATTATACacaagaataaaaaagtattgaaattgcATTTTAAATCGCAATTCATCGTAAAAATGTAgggtttttcataaaaaaaattaaagttgcaaaatagtggtttaaaaaaaagtaagaaCGTTcccatttttaagttttttgtcaGACTTACAGTAAAAAGATAATCTATACAATCCACGTTATacaaatcaccctgtataaaggAAGTACTATATTTCAttgaatattctattatttattcaCGTATGCAGTTATGACTGTGGTGGATAACGTGTAAGAACAACTCCCCCCCCCAATTTGGCCGTAATCGCCCCAGCGGTGCCTCTGTGGACAATATTTGTCCACATGTATACTGACTGCCTCGAGACGACATTCAATTACACGAAGCTTGATCTCCATTGCCGGCGCAAGATTTCCCTCCGGGTCCCACATCCCGGGGAAACGAGTGATTTAAAACTGCTTATGTCAACCGACACAGCCGTTCCTCCTCTTTTCGTTGCGGAAACCACTTTGATGCTCGGTTGATTTAAGCTCTTCCTTGCAAAGCGAATAATGAAACCGAGACACTTTGCGTTTTCAATAGGGGTTTATCGAATTGAATGGTTTATATACACATTAACGCTCAAAGAGTTTGCTTAGACAAGTTGTTGGTTCCAAATTTCGAATGATGTTTCAAACCTCCCCCTCCctcaaaaaaacgaaaaattatatctacttcccccccccccaccttcaCTTATATACCAAAAGACTACCTTTTGAAAAAGAACAGATGGAAAACTTAAAGTTTATGTGCTCTAAAATTAAGCTTCAAGGAAGTGTTATCAAATTTTACCCTAGCCTAAATGAGGACGggaacaatacattattttaatataaatcctaactttgtgttttaaaggaaaattttaaaggaaaatggaCAATTTCCAAAATGATGtcatattgcaatttttttaagtaaagtaattttaataataataacaaaatatttattatttaaatacggtatgtaatttttttattggacaataattttgaaaatatattttatttgtgatctGGAGAAAAGTTGATGATCTGTAAACTGTAATACGTATACCATTTCCTTAGTATGTCCTAACCATTTTTCACATTCAAAGATAGCTTTAATATAGGCCCAATGAATACTgtgagaataaaaaaatactgtaatataggaatattattttctagtatataataaataaaactaagaaaaagaaggaaaaaaacaaaaaatgttaatttattttattactgttgatAATGTGGAtaagtttataagtatataataccTCAAGATTAATAAGATCAGAAATACTCATAAGATAATAATAACAAGGTCAGATTAGTATGGTATACAATCTGCaccattaatataattacaattaaatttaagtaatgcTTAATAggaaacttaaaagtaaaaatatgctctatttaatattcatacatgttttgtttctttcaaaagtCTAATTTTGCTGAAAGCTTCTTGAACTAcctctttaaataattaaacttgttttgTAAACTTGTAATGAATATCGTATAACTATATTGCcgtggaataatttatttaaatgctttcgttacattaataattaacaaaatatgtactttatgaaatttatgtatttcttaaataacttttaacCTTTCTTAATTTTCAGACTTACataatacatgaaattttaatttaaatttagaaaaaaacagtaACAGTCTTTTTTGTTAGTTACAGAAAATGggattttcatatatataaataaataaatatatatatatatatatcagactatataaaacatttctgagGTGTTGCCTTTGGAAAAATGCTTAAGCTTGTGGTTTCAAAATAGCTTGTAATTTGTAGTGCTTaccttgtacatttaaaaatctcaaaatatttctgATGACTCTTCCAGatggaaaacataaaaaaatcccTAATGTTTTCCTACACAACTTTCTTGGGCTTTCATTGCATTCtgtaaagtattaataatttatattatacataaaaaacctggttcatttgtaatattattatagcaGTTTcgtagcaatatttttttaacttttaaattttttaaatttgtctgatACTTATAATAAATGATGTCTTAAACATGTAAACGACCCTGGATTCTTATGGAGGTTTCAgcttatcatttaaattttgaaatttcttgaaCGGTTTTGAAGGAACTCAatgtttccaattttattttaagaaagaaacTGAGCACtttcttattttaagtaaagGAGTGCAAaaggaaagttataaaatatgacaGTGATTTGAATGTGAAATCTACGTTATTTATCCACAAActtgaaataaagatttattgagATAACTTAGTCATAAGGTATTTGAACATAATTCCACTAACACTATCTGTTTTGGCAATAAGCAAATCATTTTGTAATTGGTATTTACAGTGTACTATTACCCTATCGGGAACAAATGCATTTTTCTGAAAAACTAAAACGCCAATTTTAGTCAAACTTGAATCTTGTGCTCATAATTAACTTTGTTTTCAActctaaatatgaaataaaaatagttagcTCTAGTAACTTAGTGGTGTAATTGTGTacatattttaaagcaaatatagCTATTTCAAGCAGTTCTAGCCACTTTTGTAATACTACAACACAAAAGTGtgctaaaatcaaatcttgtcaacTACTTTTAACATTGTCTATTGTTTTTCGTTGTCTCTATGAATAAAAAGACACATGTTCAAATCTTATAGGATTGTTTAAATatctcagtttgtttaaaaatgtagttattctACAAttatttgccaatggcgcagtgtagcgggtacggcggttatcgcaagataaccagatcaagcaacgccgagcgtggccgctgcttggacaggtgaccgctgagcgatcctgtccttgcaagcggcccgcctgccccatttgtggtggttcggaagtcacctttaagccgttggtccccaggttaagtgttagagagggcttcttagccctaacttcgcctggtaaaataagacattctttacttttatttttttttactttttattctggtattttctccttgctatcatggttacccagaagagtaatgtaaaaatattcgctaacgctcagccaaaacccacagagtgacatgcaccattattgaactcagtATACTTCAcatttaaatgaagcttcatggaaaCTTTCAAGTCTGTAGTGTATTTAGTTTTCAAGCTATCGTGTGAACAAACAGACAGAggcagaaatgaattttttcagcttctcaagtgataagcttcgctaaagctcagccaataactactatctttcagttttttaacTGTTAATCATTTACGTTAAGCTAAAAACAAAAGTCTAGAAAAGCTACTAGCAATGTAGATAATGTTACCAAACAACATAGTCACTAGTTACTATTTTCTTCTGGACTTCCAATCTGTTCCCCAGAATCACATCTTGCACAAACACCTTCTCCTCATTTCCCCTCATACGTGCGATGGAAGCCAGTAATTAATACAGGGCTGGAGGTTTTCCAATCCATCAAGGGGTGTGATTGTTTTGGCATCTTGGGGTAAATCCCTCCGATCAATCCATGTCACCCATCGAATCTCTCGTGAAGGGAAATACATCATGGCCCAATCAGAGTCCAACACAGATTGGCCCCTTCGGAAGAAGACATATGTTTCATCTGGAGATTCATATCCCACAAttctagatttatttttatttagtatatcaCGTTTTGCTTTCGTTAGAGTACAAATGTTTGTTTGAAGGTTCAAACTTGGAAAGTTTCTTTAAGGTTTATTCTTTTCTCTGCTTTGAGGGTAACAAGGAAAGCTACCTTGCTGAAATTAAGGAGTGGTCAAGTTCACTAAATGCTGTTGAGGTGAAATTGCAATGGTGGGATCTCACTTCTCCCCCATCCACCACCAACAACCCCAGTCTCTGGGGTCCCCTCACAGTGTCACGCTGTATGTCACTGTGGGGGGGGGAAGGGGGCAAGAACAGTTTTTTTGAGAAATCACCCTGTTATTACTCTTCTTTCCTAGTCCTCAGAGCAATATTATCACCCATTTCTGAGGTaagttcaaaatttcaaatctcttAATCTTTGCGAAGTTAGTTTAAAACCGTTTATATTTGTACTTAACAGACggacaattttaataaacagagaaataataaagacgtttcaaaaataaataactgcagtgttctgtgtttgtatcgtaacctagtaaaaacactattttcattattatgtTCATACTGGTACAATGTACATATAAGAGTACAAGGATGTAGCCAGTGAGGGtatccaaggggtccggacttCACCCAAATTTTCAAagacttttttagtaaacgattattattatttatatacttcagTTATGTTAGTAAtaactgacatgtactgctgaaagatcgttctcaacaaagaaactggaaaagaactttttaaggaacaaaatggggccttattctctgtccactacgggaaagtATTAGTTGTCTGGACTCCCCCCAATTTTTTCCCTGGCTAAGTTCTTGCAAGAGTATAACCAATATCGCTATTGTGATGATCCAAAGAATCGAGTATTGTTTTTTCGATAGAAATATACGTTTTGGGACACTCATAAATAAAGAATtactttttgaaacttttgtGTAAATGTGCATAACCAGTATTGACCAAAGTTTTCATCTGAGTAAAAACCCAAATGTGTATGACCAGATATTTTCAAGTTAGTCCTGGATACATTTTCAACCTAGGAAAATTATGTAAAGTACATAATTTAGTTGCATTTAAATGAACATCATGGACACTACAACTATAAATGCTACTATTATCAactaaaagaaaacataaaacagtGTTGTTCAGATTGATAATTGTGCAAAGTTGATTCGGCCAAAAAACTGTTgatgttgtttaaaatatgtttatacgtttatgtttattttcacacAATTGGCCGATAAATGTTATATCCTTAAAGTTTAGCACTACTCAGGCTGCcttttgtacaaaaacaattttaaaagaaaaataaaactaaacttactTAATTACCTCTAGGATTAcgagatttatttgcaaattatttgaagtaaaatacaaCGAGGAGAAAACAAAATAGAACCCCTAAGGTGTAGAACCTGTCTTGGGgttccaaataaaatatattacagaaaatccTTGGCGGAGCTCACCTAAAAAAACTTCTTACTTTCCCGCAACAATTCAACTGAAAATGATAGAGAAGTGTGCCCGCATGGACTTTTGTACAACATTATCATTATTACTATAAACACTTACTATTGTTACAACATGGTAACAGACCACAAAATATATCTCattttggtaatataaaaattttatcccATGGAAACTCTATAAGGTCTCAATGCTCTCAATCCAGAATGTTTTAGCAATGAACAAACTAAATATAAGACTTTCGTCATATTAAGGAACCAATTATATAATTTCTGATGAACCTCGATGATGGTGAGTGTGACTGAACCACCGTAAACATGTTCAATCATGCAGAAGCAGAGGTGGAACAACAACGTATAACACCGTGATGAACGTAACATTAGTTATTTGTCGGAACTGATGAAACAATCGAG contains these protein-coding regions:
- the LOC124366973 gene encoding uncharacterized protein LOC124366973 isoform X1, with protein sequence MERMLKKVGYGRGGGKGERERRGRGRGRSADRAISEDVLFRKLLRVLPTPACAEWVTVMEFTKRRFCGRKCDNELYRSNSFKFERFEGKEDSTAGALDLAPARKQVALCDDYSLPVDFVNKRRPLSLGSVPHWSFHNFHGASIEILENYSDPRDSKAYLEPGEEASGKVYTSPDKDYSHPYTDSSTPERAEGEDDGVYEHVGAPRLDTPTPRHTPYYYGDLHPPAPVPAPASPDGPMPPDEMSRQRNFYETAFDSRISKSDDDLDVDVVINKSILPGGKFPLPVGPGPSAAVPDRRKVILARQELVKRKPRSVHIRRDQSVDSLRSRDQSVDSLTRDLDRVELHEPPLPLRGFAPPTPPSSAPLPTKFPSSHSMASVHSAPNLPGARLKDARLPIKSVRCRIEDARVLEGRPRSFTSDGTGGDKEDVRYSRPKSLFCPEQNIAEIKSRPETRAESSTAFLTTAQVLEIKGRPRRVRVKYSSTESMATSSSGGSLESIRSSTSEGNRSTSSSESHRSSSLSSHSSDSAGSTGYHNPVTSAPLGARFFHQTKLHILSPISDKSSQEPGSETSENNKNNNSQRASPEENTLASTTPMAEQTVWAAENPTVQLQKPKRRTPQNKNLINLGIGQSSGDSETHQGSDSGISIESRCGVGGTLNQNVTVDLNDLPFDMPKLRRRRLLQQPVASVQDTSGSATSVDLRDLPFDMPKLRRRLRGTPPSTESSGVSQASSSHSVQEVAPRPTSVAGVARPSLTLDLELSTGQPRPLGLSLDLGTSQPAPDIEVDLPLERQGWYHGAITRLEAENVLRHHDEGSYLVRNSESSRLDYSLSLKSARGFMHMRIQQCRESGKFILGQFSNPFTSIPEMIRHYTVNRLPIRGAEHMCLRLPVIEQLL
- the LOC124366973 gene encoding uncharacterized protein LOC124366973 isoform X2 — translated: MERMLKKVGYGRGGGKGERERRGRGRGRSADRAISEDVLFRKLLRVLPTPACAEWVTVMEFTKRRFCGRKCDNELYRSNSFKFERFEGKEDSTAGALDLAPARKQVALCDDYSLPVDFVNKRRPLSLGSVPHWSFHNFHGASIEILENYSDPRDSKAYLEPGEEASGKVYTSPDKDYSHPYTDSSTPERAEGEDDGVYEHVGAPRLDTPTPRHTPYYYGDLHPPAPVPAPASPDGPMPPDEMSRQRNFYETAFDSRISKSDDDLDVDVVINKSILPGGKFPLPVGPGPSAAVPDRRKVILARQELVKRKPRSVHIRRDQSVDSLRSRDQSVDSLTRDLDRVELHEPPLPLRGFAPPTPPSSAPLPTKFPSSHSMASVHSAPNLPGARLKDARLPIKSVRCRIEDARVLEGRPRSFTSDGTGGDKEDVRYSRPKSLFCPEQNIAEIKSRPETRAESSTAFLTTAQVLEIKGRPRRVRVKYSSTESMATSSSGGSLESIRSSTSEGNRSTSSSESHRSSSLSSHSSDSAGSTGYHNPVTSAPLGARFFHQTKLHILSPISDKSSQEPGSETSENNKNNNSQRASPEENTLASTTPMAEQTVWAAENPTVQLQKPKRRTPQNKNLINLGIGQSSGDSETHQGSDSGISIESRCGVGGTLNQNVTVDLNDLPFDMPKLRRRRLLQQPVASVQDTSGSATSVDLRDLPFDMPKLRRRLRGTPPSTESSGVSQASSSHSVQEVAPRPTSGVARPSLTLDLELSTGQPRPLGLSLDLGTSQPAPDIEVDLPLERQGWYHGAITRLEAENVLRHHDEGSYLVRNSESSRLDYSLSLKSARGFMHMRIQQCRESGKFILGQFSNPFTSIPEMIRHYTVNRLPIRGAEHMCLRLPVIEQLL